The proteins below come from a single Danaus plexippus chromosome 9 unlocalized genomic scaffold, MEX_DaPlex mxdp_24, whole genome shotgun sequence genomic window:
- the LOC116767669 gene encoding integrin alpha-9-like: protein MKGIYLIIFNLLCNEVSSGGYYFHEPSYIELTSSGKDFDFGFSLDYQIKTNSLVVGAPKSDLDGKVFTCPLSNITNSRNGGVKCQEASINMDRVASDFRKPPSGGNEHQCHLGSSLAVTDAYFFTCAPLCSKYLRLSNGSLVFGTFGTCFVYDGENATRYCGLLEKYEHRIKPIAAVDKFYGGVGWTTFSDYNNNIILIAKSILKVSSITYIEMDSPLNPVEEVPMHSSLNIFYYKGRAFATGKFFNDKRNLYAFSMKKEKQTGAIAFLYYDKNLPKKLQVLKDNRNPILILDNKSVSMFGTSLHSVDINGDDFSELIVGAPGFSQIDGGYENGAIYLYEGGGPIMERREPTHRIKGTKDGARFGSSIASTDLDEDGLPEIFVSAPYENGGAGAVYILLGYEVKKLLRSTVKETSLSSFMYSQTLQISEFKSFGYSLHAFNRNGVNFLSVGAPASGQIAIYRSISFINATLSMYLEGDRAVREQDENFIAVIKIHLGYPEIILDTDIKLFLCTELSGDEAKIQNKTIIEFNLSKEKPTELKFNIVVLLARRGPGDYKITAKVKTDLEMSKERNIIPKEFNKSLVMITPQSNREAVLEVSRHCKGDECVPQLSTYLEWSGRSPDTYLLGSSVKETMRISILNEGSNTYDSCAWIKVTGAQVAVLACVQIDDTWYKCDLRIERDATSTIDIQFDLSHPTNMEESLNIKVLLFNHCASLSSNATSEENKKITYKLTSENLYVEGSSMDRNFTESELKDLGTNDTISVHETYKITNNASIYWKSVKVVLSLPNLNFMQDYLIVDETNCKTNKTTETLKIQCFINIDSNSTYFIRTIASLFKSKMSSHFEKRQLILNSTLMLFMLPTTEKKTNGFSTRMFLQKDSEFWESETFIITVSTIAGLIIVVIIAAILFKMGFFVRKEKKKLNNLRDSIRKGTFRRPSAPNSSEARCSSAEIQTKEN from the exons atgaagg gcatatatttaattattttcaatctgCTATGTAATGAGGTTTCCTCCGGTGGGTATTATTTTCATGAACCTTCGTATATTGAATTGACTTCATCCGGAAAGGACTTTGATTTCGGATTTTCACTTGATTaccaaattaaaactaatagtttag TGGTTGGTGCACCCAAGAGTGATTTGGACGGAAAAGTTTTTACATGTCCTCTgtcaaatataacaaacagcCGGAACGGAGGTGTAAAATGTCAGGAAGCATCTATTAATATGGACAGAGTTGCATCAGATTTCAGAAAAC CCCCAAGTGGAGGGAATGAACACCAATGCCACCTTGGATCATCTTTGGCTGTTACTGACGCTTATTTTTTC ACTTGTGCTCCTTTGTGTTCAAAATATCTTCGATTATCAAACGGTTCTTTAGTGTTCGGAACTTTCGGCACATGTTTTGTGTATGATGGTGAAAATGCCACGAGATACTGTGGTCTTCTCGAAAAGTACGAACATAGAATAAAACCTATAGCAGCTGTTG ataaattttatggaGGTGTAGGATGGACAACATTTTCGGattacaacaataatattatcctAATAGCGAAGTCTATTCTAAAAGTAAGTAGTATTACTTACATAGAAATGGACTCTCCTCTTAATCCAGTCGAAGAGGTGCCAATGCATAGctcgttaaatatattttattacaaag GTCGAGCTTTTGCGACtggaaaatttttcaatgatAAAAGAAATCTATATGCGTTCAGtatgaaaaaagaaaagcAAACAGGAGCG ATTGCTTTCCTATACTACGACAAGAATCTTCCAAAGAAATTACAAGTGTTAAAAGATAACAGAAATCCTATTTTAATCTTAGATAACAAGTCTGTGTCAATGTTTGGTACTTCCTTGCATAGTGTGGACATAAATGGAGATGATTTCTCAGAGCTTATTGTTGGGGCTCCAGGCTTTTCTCAGATAGATGGTGGCTATGAGAACGgtgctatatatttatatgaaggtGGAGGGCCA ATTATGGAGAGAAGAGAACCGACACATCGTATTAAAGGAACCAAAGATGGTGCTCGCTTCGGTTCATCCATAGCTTCCACTGATCTGGACGAAGATGGTTTACCAG AAATTTTCGTGAGTGCACCTTACGAAAATGGAGGCGCTGGTGCTGTATACATTCTTTTAGGATACGAGGTCAAGAAATTACTTCGGAGTACCGTTAAGGAAACCTCATTATCTAGCTTCATGTATTCACAAACATTACAAATATCCGAATTTAAATCCTTCGGCTACAGTCTTCATGCATTTAACAGAAACGGTGTAAATT TTTTAAGTGTGGGTGCGCCAGCCAGTGGTCAGATTGCAATATATCGTAGCATATCCTTTATCAACGCTACTTTATCAATGTACCTAGAAGGGGATagg gCAGTTCGGGAACAAGATGAAAATTTCATAGCCGTCATAAAAATTCATCTGGGCTATCCCGAAATTATATTAGATACAGATATAA aattattccTGTGTACGGAGCTGTCTGGAGACGAAGCTAAGATtcagaataaaacaattatcgAGTTCAATTTATCAAAGGAAAAACCCACCGaactcaaatttaatattgtcgtATTGTTg gCTAGGAGAGGCCCGGGAGATTATAAGATCACTGCCAAAGTGAAAACGGATTTGGAAATGTCTAAAGAACGTAATATTATACCAAAAG AATTCAATAAGTCATTAGTGATGATAACTCCGCAAAGTAATAGAGAGGCTGTTTTGGAAGTGTCGCGACACTGTAAGGGCGATGAATGTGTTCCCCAACTGTCTACTTATTTGGAATGGTCTGGCAG GTCACCTGACACATACCTGTTAGGTTCGAGTGTGAAAGAGACCATGAGGATAAGTATTTTGAACGAAGGCAGCAATACGTACGATTCTTGTGCTTGGATAAAAGTTACTGGAGCTCAg GTTGCAGTATTAGCATGTGTCCAAATCGATGACACTTGGTATAAGTGTGATTTACGAATTGAAAGGGATGCAACG AGTACTATTGACATACAGTTTGATTTGAGCCACCCCACTAACATGGAAGAAAGCCTTAATATCAAAGTCCTTTTATTCAACCACTGTGCGTCCTTAAGTTCGAACGCAACTTCAGaagaaaacaagaaaattactTACAAATTAACTTCTGAAAACCTATACGTTGAagg GTCGTCCATGGATCGAAACTTCACAGAGAGTGAACTTAAAGATTTGGGAACAAATGATACTATAAGCGTTCACGAAACCTATAag ataacgAATAATGCTTCGATATACTGGAAGTCTGTGAAAGTTGTACTATCATTACCGAATTTGAATTTCATGCAGGATTACTTA ATTGTGGATGAAACTAATTGTAAAACGAACAAAACGACTGAAACATTGAAGATACAatgctttattaatattgattcaaACTCGACTTATTTCATACGGACTATTgctagtttatttaaatcaaaaatga GTTCACACTTTGAGAAAAGGCAGTTGATTTTGAATTCAACTCTCATGCTTTTTATGTTACCAaccacagaaaaaaaaactaacgg ATTTTCAACGAGAATGTTTTTGCAAAAAGATTCTGAATTTTGGGAAAGCGAAACATTCATAATAACCGTATCTACAATAGCGGGCTTAATAATAGTGGTCATTATAGCTGCGATTCTATTTAag ATGGGCTTCTTTGTAAGAAAAGAGAAAAAGAAGTTAAACAATCTCAGAGACTCAATAAGGAAAGGAACGTTT cGACGTCCTTCTGCACCAAATAGTAGTGAAGCAAGATGTTCTTCAGCAGAAATACAGACAAAGGAAAATTAG
- the LOC116767733 gene encoding integrin alpha-PS5-like produces the protein MIFGIFNLVVLYIITVCQGYIHLASMKIYRHDTNKTNSLFGYSLAYQSGFRRLIISSPLENENGQVFTMSLNSSKIETVSLDPKLLPRTPTIKHNFWLGATVKANSNFFVTCAPRYAELKTIRKPIRTQYPATLGLCVLFEYTDSDTYISRRLAHMSSEDRSIRAKTFGENLDSMGWSIDLANSGQVLIGSPAMLTGRVVLYEDPYSKDFPKLIYKMNQENIARHNYGYSLAIGEFFDQSTVYAISATFGFGKVYFFDSKLQNIGIIKDIEIGSIFGAALCPAHLGTKALLVGAPAYFDKTYNYDVGAVYVYLDQTEEGSKKMLLKRKIKGLSSGSYFGHAIASLGDIDGDNKDEIVVAAPFEDGIGAVYFFSGSGVLDGLSQPRKIQPKGFQSFGFSLTILEDLDGNGCKELAVGSPKDNKVVIFKTIAFIKVILKADLNQESDKEFVLTSCIDGVYPLKPENITADIVIEVKLKNAAFTTVTSKNGVYQYEVSMAEKRMLCKNFTLEVHEDAEKGFDYEIMSYEVTASLKEDPEEALEFDPSRVLLSDESVLKQQGQKWKDDTSLQEPQFHLNISTSMAQPYMIGSSYQETFTLAVLNEGGAAHAACMHLVVEGARVIAHPSSCRRELDRLVCRHNHVINTNDFWINEILIETDYLTSIHDTLTVRCDLYPQCGGKNVSSYEKIIELKPYNYMVVITGQSNPDEKLPITVDDFHTGKSFDHVYTIYNFGLTNWVGVQSEIVLQNSQFIDYSDAPIKVYAYTSLIECEIGNKNRSEEKIRVLCKIGDLGRQEKVVVVVAMNIARDTLKFDSEDQNITVTSSMELLLRDGNKFLSLNTTLTFEAATVPLWVTLASSFLGVFLLIIIAYILYEYGFLQRKTKEKLNETKKEVYRQSVRRSMMRESMRAAINRRSAEDNDILMEEVVQESDF, from the exons ATGATTTTCG gtatatttaatttggtcgttctatatataataacagtatGTCAAGGCTACATCCATCTCGCCTCCATGAAGATTTACCGACACGatacaaacaaaactaattcTTTGTTTGGCTACAGCCTAGCTTACCAATCAGGGTTTCGAAG attGATTATCTCGTCACCGCTTGAAAACGAGAATGGACAAGTTTTTACAATGTCCTTGAATTCTTCAAAAATTGAAACTGTTTCCCTGGACCCAAAACTTCTACCACGAA cgcCAACTATCAAACATAACTTCTGGCTCGGTGCTACAGTGAAGGCTAATTCAAATTTCTTTgtt ACATGCGCCCCACGATACGCAGAACTGAAGACAATCCGAAAGCCAA TTCGTACACAATACCCAGCAACACTAGGGCTCTGTGTCTTATTTGAATATACGGATTcggatacatatatatctagaAGACTCGCACACATGAGTAGTGAAGACCGATCCATAAGAGCAAAAACATTTG gAGAAAATCTTGACTCCATGGGTTGGAGTATAGACCTAGCAAACTCTGGTCAAGTCCTAATAGGATCACCAGCGATGTTGACAG gtcGTGTGGTGTTATATGAAGATCCTTACAGCAAAGACTTCCCTAAactcatatataaaatgaaccaAGAAAACATAGCCCGTCATAATTACG GTTACAGCTTAGCTATAGGAGAGTTTTTTGATCAGAGCACAGTCTACGCAATCAGTGCTACGTTTGGATTTGGAAag gtttatttttttgactcGAAGCTTCAAAATATaggtattataaaagatatagaaATTGGTTCGATTTTCGGCGCAGCTCTATGTCCAGCCCATCTAGGAACGAAAGCCTTGTTGGTAGGAGCTCCAGCGTATTTCGACAAAACTTACAATTACGATGTGGGAGCCGTCTACGTTTATTTGGATCAAACAGAAGAAGGTTCGAAG aaaATGCTCCTAAAACGAAAAATCAAAGGTTTATCTAGTGGAAGCTACTTTGGTCACGCTATCGCTAGTCTTGGTGATATAGATGGAGATAATAAAGATG AGATTGTCGTAGCAGCACCCTTTGAAGACGGAATCGGTGCAGTGTATTTCTTCTCTGGGTCTGGTGTTCTGGATGGATTATCTCAACCGAGAAAAATTCAACCCAAGGGTTTCCAATCCTTTGGATTCAGCCTAACAATATTGGAAGACTTGGATGGGAACGGTTGTAAAG aaCTAGCTGTAGGATCTCCCAAAGATAACAAAGTggttattttcaaaactatcgcttttattaaagtaatactgAAAGCAGACTTAAATCAAGAG AGCGACAAAGAATTTGTATTAACGTCATGTATCGATGGAGTCTATCCTCTGAAGCCAGAAAATATAACTGCag ATATAGTAATtgaagtgaaattaaaaaacgcaGCGTTCACAACGGTCACCTCAAAAAATGGTGTGTATCAATACGAGGTTTCCATGGCCGAAAAGAGGATGCTGTGTAAAAACTTCACACTCGAAGTGCATGAGGATGctgaaaaa GGTTTCGATTACGAAATTATGTCATACGAAGTAACTGCATCTTTAAAAGAAGATCCAGAAGAAGCGCTTGAGTTTGACCCATCAAGAGTCCTCTTGAGTGATGaaagtgttttaaaacaacaagGACAGAAGTGGAAAGACGATACATCGTTACAAGAACCGCAATTTCACCTCAACATATCTACTTCAATGGC ACAACCGTACATGATTGGTTCTTCGTACCAAGAAACGTTTACATTGGCAGTATTAAACGAGGGTGGTGCAGCACATGCGGCCTGTATGCATCTGGTAGTGGAAGGAGCGCGAGTCATCGCACATCCATCTTCGTGTAGACGCGAGCTGGACAGATTAGTCTGCAGACACAACCATGTCATCAACACCAATGACTTTTGG ataAATGAAATTCTAATAGAAACAGATTATTTGACAAGTATTCATGACACTCTTACGGTCCGTTGTGATTTATATCCACAATGTGGCGGAAAAAATGTATCAAGTTACGAAAAAATTATCGAATTAAAACCTTACAACTATATGGTCGTAATTACGGG CCAATCCAATCCTGATGAAAAGTTACCAATCACTGTTGATGATTTCCATACGGGCAAATCATTTGATCATGTGTATACG atATACAACTTCGGTCTCACCAACTGGGTAGGAGTGCAAAGTGAGATCGTTTTACAAAATTCCCAATTCATCGACTACTCAGATGCACCAataaag gtTTACGCATACACATCTTTAATCGAATGTGAAATTGGCAATAAAAACCGATCCGAAGAAAAAATAAGAGTGTTATGCAAAATAGGTGACCTGGGAAGACAAGAAAAAGTTGTTGTCGTTGTTGCCATGAATATTGCAAGGGATACTTTAA AATTCGACAGTGAAGATCAGAATATCACAGTCACCTCGTCTATGGAATTGCTGCTTCGGGAtggaaacaaatttttaag CTTGAATACAACACTGACTTTCGAAGCGGCCACAGTTCCTCTTTGGGTGACTCTCGCATCCTCCTTCCTAGGCGTCTTTCTTCTcattataattgcatatattttatatgaa TATGGATTTCTTCAACGAAAGACAAAGGAaaaactaaatgaaactaaaaaggAGGTGTACAGACAGAGCGTg CGCCGTTCTATGATGCGAGAGAGCATGAGAGCGGCTATCAACAGAAGGAGTGCAGAGGACAACGATATATTGATGGAGGAAGTCGTTCAGGAATcagatttttaa
- the LOC116767570 gene encoding versican core protein: protein MLKFLFSVFLFCICFDSYVLSKQYRNDYTYNKKTDSFYKLHTETLTFRKAKTVCEYEGAGILVLTSEYDVIQVHEMFKQYPDLDNYAWVAGDGKQHDSAELKPIIDLENLYVVEAQENIKDDECDVIQRDGKVDGCNCYRQLPFVCKVEARNAFYDPHCKVFGKDYQYFETVGSCYKVPRISYSWNQAYADCQSQGAHLAVLNSEAEHSVIRHQILNKIENSLATVYHPKTEWFFIAGIRAQKATDGSALVFKTIFNQTLEEAGYNEWSPNEPNNSLGNEYCGTIFKNDGKYNDVDCSDYYAFICEKEIDNV from the exons atgttaaaatttttgttctctgtttttttattctgtatctGTTTCG ACAGCTACGTTCTATCCAAACAATACCGAAATGACTACACTTACAACAAGAAAACGGATTCTTTTTACAAGTTACATACAGAAACTCTCACATTCAGAAAAGCGAAAACCGTATGTGAATATGAGGGAGCGGGAATCTTGGTGCTAACTTCGGAATACGACGTCATCCAAGTCCatgaaatgtttaaacaaTATCCCGACCTTGACAATTACGCCTGGGTAGCAGGTGATGGTAAACAACACGATTCCGCCGAGCTGAAACCCATCATTGACT TGGAAAACTTATACGTAGTGGAAgcacaagaaaatataaaagatgacGAATGTGATGTCATCCAAAGAGATGGGAAGGTAGACGGCTGCAATTGTTATCGACAATTGCCTTTTGTCTGTAAAGTTGAAGCCAGGAACGCTTTCTATGATCCTCACTGTAAGGTCTTTGGTAAAG ATTACcaatattttgaaactgtGGGCAGTTGTTACAAAGTACCTAGGATATCTTATTCCTGGAATCAAGCGTATGCTGATTGCCAATCGCAAGGAGCTCACTTGGCAGTGTTGAACTCTGAAGCTGAACACAGCGTTATTCGTCACCAAATTTTGAATAAGATTGAAAACTCTCTTGCAACTGTGTATCACCCAAAAACCGAGTGGTTTTTTATAGCTGGTATAAGAGCGCAAAAAGCAACGGATGGATCTGCACTAGTTTTTAAGACTATTTTTA atcaGACATTAGAAGAAGCTGGCTATAACGAATGGTCGCCCAACGAGCCAAACAATTCATTAGGCAATGAGTACTGTGGGaccatatttaaaaacgatGGCAAATACAACGATGTCGACTGCTCCGACTATTACGCGTTTATTTGCGAAAAGGAAATAGACAATGTATAG